CGATCACGGCACCTGAAAGACCCGCGCCAACAAGTAAAATCTGCATCCGGCCCACCCGCGGCAAAGAGTGTCTTTTCTGCTCTGACCCAAGGCGAAGGGCTATTTCGCCAGTTCCAGAACCTCATCATGGCTGCGCTCCAGCCGTCCTGCCAGCCCATCCCTGACGGCAATGGACAGAATTTCGCGGAATTTCGCGGCATCGGCACCGTAGTCGCGCGATTTTCGCCGCCATTTGATCAGCAATACCGGCACCAGCGGCCAGAACAGGGCACCCGCCGCCACGCGATAGGCGATCAGGGCGTTGCGATACATGTAATAGACCTTCCAGAGCGGGCTGAGTACAAGGCCCGAGGCCGCCTGCTGGGCTTCGGTATCATGTTCAAAGCGGATCTGCGGGGCAAAGCCGATCCGTAGCCCCCGGCGCCGCATGTTCAGCGTGTACAGCTGGTCATCGCCATAGATGAACAGTCGCGGGTCAGGCGCACCGGCCGTGGCAAGCGCGTTGCGCGACAGAAAAAGGCCGACGAAAGAGGACATGTCGACATCGACCACCGGCGCATCGGGGCGATAGGCATCGTTCTGCAGGTGAAATCCGGCGCGGCCCTTGCCACCAAGCGTGCGCAGGAACTCCCGTCCGCGCCAGAAGGGGTTGCGATAGGGGCGGTTCATCTCGCAGACCGTTCCATCGGGGTGGAATACGGCGGCCCCCAGCGCGTCCCAGCCGCTGCGGTCCATTTCGCGAAAGGCTGCAATGGCCCCCGGCTCGGGGCGGCCATCATCATCCATCACGACGGTCCAATCTGCATCGATCATTTGCCGCGCATCCGACATCGCGGCCGAGAATCCGCCCGCTCCGCCAAGATTTCTGGCGCTATACCTGACGACAAGACGTTGGTCCTGCACCTGTCGCAGCCATTCGGCGGTGCCGTCATCCGAGGCATTGTCGAAAACGATCAGGTGATCGATCGGCTCCTCCAGCAGGCGGGTCACCGTTTCACGCAGCTTTTCCAGCCGTCGATGGGTCACGACGATGGCGGCGACAGAGATCCGGTTTTCAGATGAGGAAAGTTGTCGTCCCAAGAAAATTCGCCTTTGTCTCAGAGGGGCCCGCAGGTTCACGGCCAGCGGGCCATGAGGGTCTCTTGGCAAAGCGTATCACATGATACAAGCTTGCCGCTGCAATGGCAGAAGGTGAAGGGGCGAAATCTCGCCAACTCGCCTATTGCGTGTGATCGAAGAGTCGCGCAAAAATTTTTTGTGGCGTGTATAACGTCATTCGCCGGTGCGTTTCGTTGATCCAAAATAAAAACACGCGTATTCCGGTGGTATGCGGAACTGCTGAGTCCGTTCTGCCCGTTCGCTCGCTTATCGAGGATATTGAAATGTTTAACAATTTGACGACGCCAGTTGTGTTTGCAGGTGCGCTGGTTGCAGCCACTGGAGTAGCCTCTGCTGGTGGCTATACCGTTCCGGTCGTGGCAGAACCGGTGATTGCTCCCGTCGCCGCACCTGTCGCGGACTGGGCCGGCGCATATGGCGGTCTGTCCGCCGGATATGTTTTCGGCGGGGATGACCGCGTCGGAATTCACGACCCTTCGGATGCCTTGCTTGCCACCCCCGGCAGCGCCGATCTCAGCGGTGCCACCTATGGCGTGCATCTGGGTTATCGCTGGCAGCGCGAATTCCGTGGCCGCCAAATCGTCTATGGTCCCGAACTGGCCTATGAAGGCAGCAGCGCCGACGATTCCTTCGATACGGGTTCGGCCTCGGCTGAATCGCAACTGGACAATCTGATTGCCCTGCGTTTCAAGACCGGTATCCTGAACGAAGCCCAGAACACCATGTTCTATGGCATTATCGGTGCCATGCGCGGAGAATTCGACTATCAGGTCGAAGGCGCAGGCATGGATTATGATGACAGTTTCGACACCAATGCCTGGACCGTTGGTCTGGGTGTGGAGCGCATGATCAATGATCGCGTCTCGGTCTTCGGTGAATGGGAATACCGCGATTTCGGTCGCACGACCCTGACCGATGCCGCCGGATACAGCACCGAGGCCACCCCGGAACATCACGTCGTGAAAATGGGCGTGAACTTCAGCTTCTGAGCTTCATTCCATCACCCAAGAATTCGGCCGGCTGCCCTGAGCATGCCGGCCTTTTCATTGCATGGCTTCTGCTGTGATCGCGACTGGGAATGGAACAGGGAAAACCGTCCACAAAGGCCTGTGCCATTCGCGACAGCCTTTCTCCGGCCTGGCAGCGATTCCCGCTATGGTTGAAAAATCAAGGTGGAATCCACGTGAAATTCCCGGCGCCGAGCGGGTCAGCCGGGCAGGCCGCGGTCCAGAAGTTCCTTGATCTGACCGTGCGAGGTTCCGGCCA
This is a stretch of genomic DNA from Paracoccus seriniphilus. It encodes these proteins:
- a CDS encoding glycosyltransferase, whose amino-acid sequence is MGRQLSSSENRISVAAIVVTHRRLEKLRETVTRLLEEPIDHLIVFDNASDDGTAEWLRQVQDQRLVVRYSARNLGGAGGFSAAMSDARQMIDADWTVVMDDDGRPEPGAIAAFREMDRSGWDALGAAVFHPDGTVCEMNRPYRNPFWRGREFLRTLGGKGRAGFHLQNDAYRPDAPVVDVDMSSFVGLFLSRNALATAGAPDPRLFIYGDDQLYTLNMRRRGLRIGFAPQIRFEHDTEAQQAASGLVLSPLWKVYYMYRNALIAYRVAAGALFWPLVPVLLIKWRRKSRDYGADAAKFREILSIAVRDGLAGRLERSHDEVLELAK
- a CDS encoding outer membrane protein, translating into MFNNLTTPVVFAGALVAATGVASAGGYTVPVVAEPVIAPVAAPVADWAGAYGGLSAGYVFGGDDRVGIHDPSDALLATPGSADLSGATYGVHLGYRWQREFRGRQIVYGPELAYEGSSADDSFDTGSASAESQLDNLIALRFKTGILNEAQNTMFYGIIGAMRGEFDYQVEGAGMDYDDSFDTNAWTVGLGVERMINDRVSVFGEWEYRDFGRTTLTDAAGYSTEATPEHHVVKMGVNFSF